CTGCCCCCTCGATCGCCCAGACCACGCTGACGGTCGCGACCGTCAACAACAGCGACATGATCCGCATGCAGGGGCTGACCAGCGAATTCACTGCGAAGAATCCGGACATCACCGTGAAATGGGTGACGCTCGAGGAGAACGTGCTGCGCCAGCGCGTGACCACCGACATCGCCACCAAGGGCGGCCAGTTCGACGTGCTCACCATCGGCACCTACGAGGTGCCGATCTGGGCCAAGAAGAGCTGGCTGGTGCCGCTCGACAAGCTGGGCGCCGATTACGACGTCAATGACCTGCTGCCGAAGATCAAGGATGCGGTTTCGGTCGACGGCAAGCTCTACGCCGCGCCGTTCTATGGCGAGAGCTCGATGGTGATGTACCGCACCGACCTGTTCGACAAGGCCGGCCTGAAGATGCCGGAAAGCCCGACCTGGGATTTCGTGGTCGACGCGGCCAAGAAGCTGACCGACAAGTCGGGCGGCGTCTACGGCATCTGCTTGCGCGGCAAGGCAGGCTGGGGCGAGAACATGGCGTTCCTGACCGCGATGTCCAACTCGTTCGGCGCGCGCTGGTTCGACGAGAAGTGGGAGCCGCAGTTCAATTCGCCCGAATGGAAGAAGACGCTGACGACCTATGTCGACCTGATGAAGCAGGCCGGACCTCCCGGCGCCTCGTCCAACGGCTTCAACGAGAACCTCGCGCTGTTCAGCGCCGGCAAATGCGCGATGTGGATCGACGCCACGGTGGCTGCGTCCATGGTGACCAACCCGAAGGATTCCAAGGTTGCCGACAAGGTCGGCTTCGCGCTGGCCCCGAACACCGGTCTCGGCAAGAACGCCAACTGGCTGTGGGCATGGAGCCTCGCGATCCCCGCCGGCTCGAAGAAGGTCGACGCGGCCGAGAAGTTCATCGCCTGGGCGACCAGCAAGGATTACACCAAGCTCGTCGCGTCGAAGGAAGGCTGGTCCAACGTGCCGCCCGGCACGCGCACCTCGCTGTACAAGAACCCCGACTATCTCAAGGTCGCGCCCTTCGCCAAGTTGACGCTGGCCTCGATCGATGCGGCCGATCCGAACAAGCCGACGGTGAAGCCGGTGCCCTACGTGGGTGTGCAGTATGCGGCGATCCCTGAATTCCAGGGCATCGGCACCCAGGTCGGTCAGCAATTCTCGGCCGCGCTGTCCGGCTCGACCACCGTCGATGCGGCGCTCTCCGCTGCGCAGTCCGCGACCGAGCGCGAGATGAAGCGCGCGGGCTATATCAAGTAAACCACGCCTGGACCAAAGCCGGGGTGCGGTGTGCGCCCTGGCCTCCCGACCAGCTTAGACCTCCCGAGCTGGGCCACTTGCGACCATCCTGTCCCGCAGCGGGATGGTCGCTCCTTTCCGAAAGAAGGAGGCGGGGATGGCGACCCAGCAGACCCAACTGCTCGCACGCACGCTGCTCACGCCCGCCGTGGCGCTGCTGTTCATCTGGATGATCGTGCCGCTGGCGCTCACGATCTACTTCGCGACCCTGCACTACAATCTGCTCGATCCCGGCTCCGAATCCTTCGTCGGCCTGGAGAATTTCCGCTACTTCCTCACCGACCCGGCCTTCCTCGCCTCGTTGCAGAACACACTGGTGCTGGTCGGCTCGGTGCTCGCGATCACAATCATCCTCGGCGTGCCGCTGGCGCTGCTGCTCGACCAGCAGGTGGTCGGGCTCTCGATCGTCCGCCTGATGGTGATCGCGCCGTTCTTCGTGATGCCGACGGTGAGCGCGCTGGTCTGGAAGAACCTGTTGATGCATCCGGTGTCGGGCCTGTTCGCCTGGATCGCGCATCTGTTCGGGCTGCCGGCGATCGACTGGTTCAACGAGGCGCCGCTGTTCTCGGTGATCCTGATCATCTCCTGGCAGTGGCTGCCGTTCGCGACCCTGATCCTGCTCACCGCGCTGCAATCGCTCGACGAGGAGCAGAAGGAGGCCGCCGAGATGGACGGCGCGAGCGCGATCTCGACCTTCATCTATATCACGCTGCCGCATCTGGCGCGCCCAATCACGGTGGTGATCCTGATCGAGACCATCTTCCTGCTCACGGTGTTCGCGGAGATCTTCGTCACCACCGGCGGCGGCCCGGGCCTGCAGACCACCAACATCGCCTTCCTGATCTATTCGCAGGCGCTGATCCAGTACGACGTCGGCAGCGCCTCGGCGGGCGGCCTGGTCGCGGTGGTGCTCGCCAACATCGTCGCGTTCTTCCTCGTTCGTATCGTCGGCCGGAATCTGGAGGCGTAACGTCATGGCGCGGATGGTCACGACACGGAGCAAGGTGATCTCGACGGCGGCGGCCTGGCTGGTCGGCTTCCTGATCTTCTTCCCGATCCTCTGGATGGTGCTGGCAAGCTTCAAGACCGAGCTCGAAGCCTTCGCGATCCCGCCGTCATTCCTGTTCTTCCACTGGACCACGGAGAACTACGTCACGGTGCAGGAGCGCAGCGATTATCTCCATCACGCGCTCAACTCGATCATCATCGCCGGCGGCTCGACCTTGATCGCGATGCTGATTGCGATCCCGGCGGCATGGTCGATGGCATTCTCGCCGACCAAGCGGACCAAGGACGTGCTGCTCTGGATGCTCTCGACCAAGATGATGCCGCCGGTCGGCGTGCTGGTGCCGATCTACCTGATCTACCGGAATTTCGGTCTGCTCGACACAAGAAGCGGCCTGATCTTCATCCTGTGCCTCGGCAATCTGCCGATCGTGATCTGGATGCTGTTCACCTATTTCAAGGAGATCCCGAAGGACATCCTCGAAGCCGCACGCATGGACGGCGCCACCATCGGGCGCGAGCTGATCTACGTGCTGACGCCGATGGCGGTGCCGGGGCTGGCCTCGACATTGCTGCTCAATCTGATCCTGGCGTGGAACGAGGCGTTCTGGACCCTCAATCTGTCGACCCTCGAGGCGGCGCCGCTCACCGTGTTCATCGCATCCTATTCCAGCCCGGAAGGCTTGTTCTGGGCGAAATTGTCGGCGGCGTCGACGCTCGCGATCGCGCCCATTCTCGTGCTCGGCTGGTTCAGTCAGCGGCAGCTCGTCCGCGGCCTGACCTTCGGCGCGGTCAAGTAGCAGAAAGGCTTGTCCCATGGGTCAGATTACGCTGCAGGGTGTGCAAAAATCGTTCGGGCCGGTCCACATCATCAAGGGCGCCGACCTCGAGATCACCGACGGCTCCTTCGTCGTGTTCGTCGGTCCGTCCGGCTGCGGCAAGACCACGCTGCTGCGGCTGATCGCGGGGCTCGAGGACGTCACCGGCGGCGCCATCCTGATCGACGGACGCAACGTGGTCGACGTGCCGCCGGCCAAGCGCGGGCTATCGATGGTGTTCCAGTCCTATGCGCTCTATCCGCATATGAGCGTGCGCGGCAACATCGCGTTCGGCCTGAAGATGGCCGGCATCGCCAAGGATGAGATCAACCGCAAGGTCGAGGCCGCCGCGGCGACGCTCAACCTGACGCCCTATCTCGAGCGCAAGCCGCGCGAACTGTCCGGGGGCCAGCGCCAGCGCGTCGCGATCGGCCGCGCCATCGTGCGCGAGCCCAAGGCATTCCTGTTCGACGAGCCGCTGTCGAACCTCGACGCCGCGCTGCGGGTGCAGATGCGGCTCGAGGTGACGCGGTTGCAGAAGCAGCTCGGCACCACGGCGATCTACGTCACCCACGACCAGGTCGAGGCCATGACCATGGCCGACAAGATCGTGGTGCTGAACGGCGGCAAGATCGAGCAATATGGCTCGCCGCTCGAGCTTTATGAGAAGCCGGCCAATTTGTTCGTCGCCGGCTTCATCGGCTCGCCGAAAATGAATTTCGTCACCGGCGAGCTCGCCAAGCAGCAGGGTGCGACCACCATCGGCGTGCGGCCCGAGCATTTGAAGGTCGAGCGCGACGGGCAGGGCGGCTGGCACGGTACCGTCTCGGTCGCCGAGCATCTCGGCAGCGACACCTTCCTCTATGTCGATGCGGGGCCGCTCGGGATGCTGACCGCGCGCTATGTCGGCGAGCTCGACCTGCATCCGGGCGACAAGGTGTCGCTGATCCCGGACCCGGCACGTATCCATCGTTTCGACGACAGCGGAAAGTCGATCAACGGATAAGGCCCGCTCTGGCCGGGGCGGCACGCCCGCGACATGCGGGCTCTAGGCAAAGGAAGAAGAAAATGTATCTCGAGAAATTCAAGCTCGGCGGCAAGACCGCCATTATCACCGGCGCCGGTCAGGGCATCGGGCTCGCCTGCGCCGAGGCGCTGGCGGAAGCCGGCGCCAAGGTCATCATCGGCGACCGCGACGCCAAGGTCGCCAATGACGCGCAGGCGGCGCTCAAGGCCAAGGGCTTCGACGCCGACATCGCGCTGATGGACGTGACGGATTCCGGGCGCGTCTCGGCGGTCGCCGACGAACTGGTGCGCAAGTACGGCAAGGTCGACATCCTCGTCAACAATGCCGGCATCGCCCGCAGCGAGACCCCGGCCGAGACCGTGACCGACGAGCACTGGCTCAACGTCATCGACGTCAACCTGAACGGCACCTTCTGGTGCTGTCGCGCGTTCGGCAATCACATGCTGAAGGCGAAGTCCGGCACCATCGTCAATGTCGGCTCGATGTCCGGCTTCATCGTCAACAAGCCGCAGGAGCAGTGCTTCTACAATGCCTCCAAGGCCGCGGTGCACCATCTGACCAAATCGCTCGCCGCCGAATGGGGCGCGCGCGGGGTCCGGGTCAACGCCGTGGCGCCGACCTATATCGAGACGCCGCTGAACGCCTTCGTAAAGAACAGCCCCAAGATGTACGACGCCTGGATCGGTGGAACCCCGATGGCCCGGATGGGGCAGGTCGACGAGATCGCCTCCGTGGTGCTGTTCCTGGCCTCCGAGGCGGCGAGCCTGATGACAGGAAGCATCGTTCTGGTCGATGGCGGCTACACTTGCTGGTAAGCTCGCGCCGGAAATAACGGAGCGGCCATGCGGCAAGCCTATATCGGGGTGGACGTCGGGAGCACCAGCGCCCGGGCGGGCGTATTCGACGAGGCCGGAAAACTGCTGGGCTCCGCCCGGCATCCGATCCGGGTGTGGCACGAGCCTGGCGACATCGTCGAGCAATCGTCAGATGACATCTGGGCCGCCTGCGTGGCGTCCGTGCGTAACGCGATGCGCGAGGCTGCGGTCGCGGCCGAGCACGTCAAGGGCATCGGGTTTGATGCGACCTGCTCGCTGGTCGTGCTCGACAGGGCCGGCCGGCCGCTCACCGTCAGCCCGTCCGGCGATCGCGCGCGCAACGTCGTGGTCTGGATGGACCACCGCGCGATGGATGAGACCGAATTCGTCAACGCGACCGGCGACCGGGTGCTGCGCTATGTCGGCGGCGCCATCTCGCCCGAGATGGAGATCCCGAAAATCCTGTGGCTGAAGCGGCATCTGCCGGCGACGTTCGACGCGGCAGGCCACTTCTTCGATCTCGCCGACTATCTCTCGTTCCGCGCCAGCGGCTCGCTGGCGCGCTCGACCTGCACGGTCACCTGCAAATGGACCTATGTCGCGGGTGAGGGCGGCTGGAGCGAGTCTTTCCTGAAGCGGGTTGGGCTGGAGGCGCTCGCGGCCGATCGCTTCGCCCGCATCGGTACCGAGATCGTGCCGCCCGGCTCGCCGCTCGGCCGCGGGCTGTCGGAGGATGCCGCGCGCGATCTTGGCCTCGTGCCGGGAACCGCGGTCGGTGCCTCCTTGATCGATGCCCATGCCGGCGGCGTTGGCGCGATCGGTGGCCGCGACGGCTCAGGCGCTGAGGTCGATGTCTGCCAGCGGCTCGCCTATATCATGGGGACGTCGGCCTGCATCATGGCGACGACCGTCGATCCTTGTTTTGTGCCCGGCGTCTGGGGCCCGTATTTCGAAGGCATGGTGCCGGGCTTCTGGCTCAACGAAGGCGGTCAATCGGCGGCGGGCGCCGCGATCGATCATCTGCTCAAATCGCATCCGGCGCATGCCGAGGTCTTGCTGGCCGCCAGGAACGACGGCGTCGACGTCATCGAGTACCTCGAGAAGCGCATCCTGGCGCGCAGCGGCAATGCCGGTGCGGCCGCGCTGCTTGCGCGCAACGTTCATGTGCTGCCGGAATTCCTCGGCAACCGGTCGCCCTATGCCGATCCCGGCTCGCGTGCTGTGATCGCGGGGCTCGATCTCGACACCGATGTGTCGGCGCTGGAACGGTTGTTCATCGCCGGCCTGTGCGGGCTGGCCTATGGCCTCGCCGACGTCATCGAGGCGCTGCAGGCCCACGGCGTCAGTGGCAAGACCATCGTGATCGGCGGTGGCGCGAGCCGCAGCCCCCTGGTGCGCCAGATCATGGCCGACACCACCGGCTACACGGTCGCATTGCCGCAGACGCAAGAACCTGTCTTGCTGGGCGCCGCGATGCTGGGTGCGGTCGCCAGCGGCGCGCATAATTCGATCAATGCGGCGATGGCCGGCATGTCTGCGCTTGGACGGTTGAGCGAGCCGACGCGGCCCGAACTGGCCGATTTTCACCGCAGGAAGCGGGGCGTGCACAAGATGCTGCGCCAGCTCGATCGAGACAGCCGCGAGGCGATGAAGCGGGCGCCGGGCGCGGCGCCAACTTGAGGTGTTTGCATGCTGCTGAGTTGCGGAGATGCGCTGATCGATTTCCTGCCGTCGCGGACGGCGGATGGACGCGAGGCCCTGACGCCCGCGGTCGGCGGCTCCTGCCTCAACATCGCGATCGGCAGCGCCCGGCTCGACGTTCCGACCGGCTTCGTCGGCGGCATCTCGACCGACACCTTTGGTAAAATGATCGCCGATCATGCCGCAGCTTCGGGCGTCGATCTCAGCCGCGCGACGCGCAGCGACCGCCAGGCGACGCTGGCCTTTGCCCGCGTCACTGGCACCGAGACACAATACGCCTTCTATGACGCCGACACCGCGTCGCGGAACTGGACCTATCGGCGCGAGGCGATCGCGCTCGACGGCGTCACCTGCCTGCACAGCGGCTCGACCACGCTGGTCCATGACGAGGGCGCGGCCGAGACGCTGGCCTTCATCGAAGATGCGCGGCCGAAGGTGACGATCTCGCTCGATCCGAATTGCCGGCCGAACCTCGTCAAGGACAAGGACGCCTATCGCGCGCGCATGCTGGCGTTCTGCGGCAAGGCGGACATCGTGAAGATGTCCGACGTCGATTTCACCTATCTGTTCGGCAATGAGGCCTATGCGGCGCGAGCCGAGACGCTGCTCTCGGGTGGCGCATCGCTTGTCGTCATCACACGCGGCAATGATGGCGCCGCTGCCTGGCATCGCAAGGCCGGACCGATCGGGGCCGCATCGCCTGTTGTGAACGTCGTCGATACGATCGGCGCCGGCGACAGTTTTCAGGCGGCACTGCTCGCCGCGTTGCATCGGCTGGACCGGATCGCACGCCGGCGGCTCGCCGACATCTCCGCTGTCGAGCTCACCCGCGCGCTGTCCTTTGCCTGCAAATGCGCCGCATTCACCTGCACGCGTCCGGGTGCCGATCCGCCGCGCAGCCGGGAGTTGCCGGCGGACACCTGGTAGGCCATGCGCGATCGGCAGCCGCGCCGCGGGCCGTCATGCGCATGAGGCGATAGACTTGCGACACGCCGCGCGGCACCATGCTTAAGATCGACCACGTCTGACACGAGCGCCTTGTCCCAATGAGCGATGATCTCTGCCAGCTGCCTGCCGTTGAGCTTCGTGCGCGGATCGCCCGCAAGGAGGTCTCTCCGGTCGAAATCACGGCCGCGGTGCTGGCCCGCGCCGAGCGGCTGCAGCCCGAATTGAACTGCTTCATCACGCTGTGCGGCGAGGCGGCGATGGCGCAGGCGAAGCTCGCGGAGCGCCAGGTCATGGCCGGCGAGCCGCTCGGCCTGCTGCACGGCATCCCGTTCACGGTGAAGGACATCGTCAGCACCAAGGGCGTGCGCACGACCTTCGGTGCGGTGCCGTACCGGAACAACGTGCCCGATCACGATGCGGTGGCGGTGGCCCGGCTTCGTGCGCAGGGCGGAATATTGATCGGCAAGACCACGACGCCGGAGTTCGGCAGCAAGTGCCTGACCGACTCACCGCTGTTCGGCCGTACCCGCAATGCCTGGAGCGCCGAGCGTTCCAGCGGCGGATCGAGCGGCGGCGCGGCCGTGGCGGTCGCAAGCGGCATCGCGCCGCTGGCGGTTGCGACCGATGGCGGCGGCTCGACCCGGATTCCCGCGGCCTGCAACGGCGTGGTCGGGATCAAGCAAAGCAATGGCGTGATCCCGCACAGCCAGGTGCAGGACGCCTTCGGCAACCAGACCTATGTCACGCCGACCACGCGCAATGTGGCGGACACCGCACTGATGATGCAGGCAATGGCCGGCGAGGATGCGTCGGATCCCTGGTCGATCGGCGTTCCGGTGCCCGACTATCTCGATCGCGCGGCGGCGCGTGGCGATCTCCGGGGCAGGCGGGTGCTGTTCTGCGTCTCGCCGCCGGGCCGCCCGGTGACGGCGGACGTCGCCGCTAACTTCAAGGCGAGCCTCGACCGGCTGGCCAGCCTCGGTGCGGACCTTGAGGAGTTTTCCGGCGACGGTTTCGACATCGAGCCGATCTGGCGCGCCATCAATCATACTGTCTGGCGTACCCGCTTCGACAAGCTCGCGGCCGAGCATCCCGATGACCTCAGCCCGACCTTCCTGAAGCAACTCGCGCTCGCCGCCAAGGTCAGCGGCGTCGACTACCAGCAGGCGATGTTCGACCGCACTGCGCTGTTCCGTCGGATACAGGCGCTGCTCGCGCGCGGCGATCTCCTCGCAATGCCGACCATGACCCGCACGGCGCTGCCGATCGATCAGGATCTGTTCGGCACCATCGATATCGACGGCCAGAGCTTCGACAGCGTCCGGCCGCACTGGTTTCCCTGGACCATGCTGTTCAACATGACCGGGCATCCCGCGGTCAGCATTCCCTCAGGCTTCGGCCGCGACGGCTTGCCGATCGGCCTGCATCTGGTCGGCCGCTTCCGGGCCGATGCGGAACTCTTGCGCGCCGCGGCGCTGTTCGAGGAGGCGAGCGATCTGCTCGGCCGCTGGCCGGCGCTGGCATCGTGAATGGTGCGGCGAAGGGCTTGCATTCGCGCGCGAACATGTTGAAACCTGCGGCCTGTTCCCAATCCTTCGGGCGGGCATGAGTGTATTCTTCCTGCGGCGGATCCTGACCCTGGTGGCGACGCTGGTCGCGGCCTCGCTGATCATTTTCCTGGTGCTTGACGCGCTGCCCGGGAACGCCGCGCAGATGCTGATGGGCGCCGACACTTCGCCCGATGCGGTGCGCGCGCTCACCGTCAAGCTCGGCCTCGACCAGCCGCTCGCGGTTCGCTATCTGCTCTGGATCAAGGGCATGGCGGTCGGCAACCTCGGCAACAGCTATGTCTATGGCACGCCGGTGGCCGGCCTGATCGCAGAGCGGCTGGTGCTGACGATACCGCTCGCGATCATGTCGATGCTGATTACGGTGGTGCTGGCGCTCGCCGCCGGCATCTACACCGCGGCCAACCACAACAAGATCGGCGACGTCGGCGTGATGTCGCTGACCCAGATTGGCATCGCGCTGCCGAACTTCTGGTTCGCAATCCTGTTGATCCTGCTGTTCTCTGTGAAGCTGCAATTGCTGTCCGCCGGCGGGTTTGCCGGCTGGGACGACGGCATCTGGCCCGGGATCCGCTCGCTGCTGCTGCCCGCGATCTCGCTCGCCGTGGTGCAGGCCGCAATCCTCGCCCGCGTCACCCGCTCGGCGGTGCTGGAGGTGCTGCGCGAGGATTTCGTCCGCACCGCGCGCGCAAAAGGGCTCGGCAAGCGCGAGGTGCTGTGGCGCCACGTGCTGCGCAACGCCATGATCCCGGTCATGACCGTGATGGGGCTGCAATTCGCCAATCTGCTCGCCGGCACCATCGTGATCGAGAACGTGTTCTACCTGCCGGGCCTCGGCCGGCTGATCTTCCAGTCGATCGCCAACCGCGACCTGATCGTGGTGCGCAACTGCGTGATGCTGCTGGCCGCGATGGTGGTGACAGTCAATTTCGTGGTCGATGTGCTCTATGCCTTCATCGATCCGCGCATCAAGGTCGCCAACCTGTGAGCGCGCCGCCGACCGCATCCGTCACAGCGGCAATCGCACCGGGGACGAGACCCGTGACCGGCTTCTGGCGGCGCGCGCTGCGCCATCGCAGCTTCGTGCTCGGCGCGATGCTCAGCCTGTTCGTGCTCGGCGCGGCGCTGCTGTCGCTGGTCTGGACACCGTGGTCGGCCTATGACATCGACGTCGCCGCGAAGTTGCGCCCGCCGTCGGCGGCGCACTGGCTCGGCACCGACGTGCTCGGCCGCGACATCGTCTCGCTGCTGCTGGTCGGCGCGCGCTCCACCATCATGGTCGGCGTCATCGCGGTCGGCATCGGCCTGAGCTTCGGCGTCGGCCTCGGCCTGATCGCAGCGGCGCGCAAGGGCTGGACCGAGGAACTCATCATGCGGATGAGCGACTTCACCTTCGCGTTCCCCGCCGTGTTATCAGCGATCATGCTGGCGGCGGTCGCAGGTCCGGGTATGGTGACATCGATCACCGCGATCGGCATCTTCCAGATCCCGACCTTCGTCCGCGTCACCCGCGGCTCGGCCAATGCGATCTGGGCCCGCGAATTCGTGCTGGCCGCGCGAGCGGCGGGCAAGGG
This Bradyrhizobium sp. CCBAU 53421 DNA region includes the following protein-coding sequences:
- a CDS encoding sugar ABC transporter substrate-binding protein is translated as MKNVLCAVAGAASLLISAPSIAQTTLTVATVNNSDMIRMQGLTSEFTAKNPDITVKWVTLEENVLRQRVTTDIATKGGQFDVLTIGTYEVPIWAKKSWLVPLDKLGADYDVNDLLPKIKDAVSVDGKLYAAPFYGESSMVMYRTDLFDKAGLKMPESPTWDFVVDAAKKLTDKSGGVYGICLRGKAGWGENMAFLTAMSNSFGARWFDEKWEPQFNSPEWKKTLTTYVDLMKQAGPPGASSNGFNENLALFSAGKCAMWIDATVAASMVTNPKDSKVADKVGFALAPNTGLGKNANWLWAWSLAIPAGSKKVDAAEKFIAWATSKDYTKLVASKEGWSNVPPGTRTSLYKNPDYLKVAPFAKLTLASIDAADPNKPTVKPVPYVGVQYAAIPEFQGIGTQVGQQFSAALSGSTTVDAALSAAQSATEREMKRAGYIK
- a CDS encoding carbohydrate ABC transporter permease; its protein translation is MATQQTQLLARTLLTPAVALLFIWMIVPLALTIYFATLHYNLLDPGSESFVGLENFRYFLTDPAFLASLQNTLVLVGSVLAITIILGVPLALLLDQQVVGLSIVRLMVIAPFFVMPTVSALVWKNLLMHPVSGLFAWIAHLFGLPAIDWFNEAPLFSVILIISWQWLPFATLILLTALQSLDEEQKEAAEMDGASAISTFIYITLPHLARPITVVILIETIFLLTVFAEIFVTTGGGPGLQTTNIAFLIYSQALIQYDVGSASAGGLVAVVLANIVAFFLVRIVGRNLEA
- a CDS encoding carbohydrate ABC transporter permease; its protein translation is MARMVTTRSKVISTAAAWLVGFLIFFPILWMVLASFKTELEAFAIPPSFLFFHWTTENYVTVQERSDYLHHALNSIIIAGGSTLIAMLIAIPAAWSMAFSPTKRTKDVLLWMLSTKMMPPVGVLVPIYLIYRNFGLLDTRSGLIFILCLGNLPIVIWMLFTYFKEIPKDILEAARMDGATIGRELIYVLTPMAVPGLASTLLLNLILAWNEAFWTLNLSTLEAAPLTVFIASYSSPEGLFWAKLSAASTLAIAPILVLGWFSQRQLVRGLTFGAVK
- a CDS encoding ABC transporter ATP-binding protein, producing MGQITLQGVQKSFGPVHIIKGADLEITDGSFVVFVGPSGCGKTTLLRLIAGLEDVTGGAILIDGRNVVDVPPAKRGLSMVFQSYALYPHMSVRGNIAFGLKMAGIAKDEINRKVEAAAATLNLTPYLERKPRELSGGQRQRVAIGRAIVREPKAFLFDEPLSNLDAALRVQMRLEVTRLQKQLGTTAIYVTHDQVEAMTMADKIVVLNGGKIEQYGSPLELYEKPANLFVAGFIGSPKMNFVTGELAKQQGATTIGVRPEHLKVERDGQGGWHGTVSVAEHLGSDTFLYVDAGPLGMLTARYVGELDLHPGDKVSLIPDPARIHRFDDSGKSING
- a CDS encoding SDR family NAD(P)-dependent oxidoreductase, encoding MYLEKFKLGGKTAIITGAGQGIGLACAEALAEAGAKVIIGDRDAKVANDAQAALKAKGFDADIALMDVTDSGRVSAVADELVRKYGKVDILVNNAGIARSETPAETVTDEHWLNVIDVNLNGTFWCCRAFGNHMLKAKSGTIVNVGSMSGFIVNKPQEQCFYNASKAAVHHLTKSLAAEWGARGVRVNAVAPTYIETPLNAFVKNSPKMYDAWIGGTPMARMGQVDEIASVVLFLASEAASLMTGSIVLVDGGYTCW
- a CDS encoding FGGY-family carbohydrate kinase; protein product: MRQAYIGVDVGSTSARAGVFDEAGKLLGSARHPIRVWHEPGDIVEQSSDDIWAACVASVRNAMREAAVAAEHVKGIGFDATCSLVVLDRAGRPLTVSPSGDRARNVVVWMDHRAMDETEFVNATGDRVLRYVGGAISPEMEIPKILWLKRHLPATFDAAGHFFDLADYLSFRASGSLARSTCTVTCKWTYVAGEGGWSESFLKRVGLEALAADRFARIGTEIVPPGSPLGRGLSEDAARDLGLVPGTAVGASLIDAHAGGVGAIGGRDGSGAEVDVCQRLAYIMGTSACIMATTVDPCFVPGVWGPYFEGMVPGFWLNEGGQSAAGAAIDHLLKSHPAHAEVLLAARNDGVDVIEYLEKRILARSGNAGAAALLARNVHVLPEFLGNRSPYADPGSRAVIAGLDLDTDVSALERLFIAGLCGLAYGLADVIEALQAHGVSGKTIVIGGGASRSPLVRQIMADTTGYTVALPQTQEPVLLGAAMLGAVASGAHNSINAAMAGMSALGRLSEPTRPELADFHRRKRGVHKMLRQLDRDSREAMKRAPGAAPT
- a CDS encoding carbohydrate kinase; translated protein: MLLSCGDALIDFLPSRTADGREALTPAVGGSCLNIAIGSARLDVPTGFVGGISTDTFGKMIADHAAASGVDLSRATRSDRQATLAFARVTGTETQYAFYDADTASRNWTYRREAIALDGVTCLHSGSTTLVHDEGAAETLAFIEDARPKVTISLDPNCRPNLVKDKDAYRARMLAFCGKADIVKMSDVDFTYLFGNEAYAARAETLLSGGASLVVITRGNDGAAAWHRKAGPIGAASPVVNVVDTIGAGDSFQAALLAALHRLDRIARRRLADISAVELTRALSFACKCAAFTCTRPGADPPRSRELPADTW
- a CDS encoding amidase, whose amino-acid sequence is MSDDLCQLPAVELRARIARKEVSPVEITAAVLARAERLQPELNCFITLCGEAAMAQAKLAERQVMAGEPLGLLHGIPFTVKDIVSTKGVRTTFGAVPYRNNVPDHDAVAVARLRAQGGILIGKTTTPEFGSKCLTDSPLFGRTRNAWSAERSSGGSSGGAAVAVASGIAPLAVATDGGGSTRIPAACNGVVGIKQSNGVIPHSQVQDAFGNQTYVTPTTRNVADTALMMQAMAGEDASDPWSIGVPVPDYLDRAAARGDLRGRRVLFCVSPPGRPVTADVAANFKASLDRLASLGADLEEFSGDGFDIEPIWRAINHTVWRTRFDKLAAEHPDDLSPTFLKQLALAAKVSGVDYQQAMFDRTALFRRIQALLARGDLLAMPTMTRTALPIDQDLFGTIDIDGQSFDSVRPHWFPWTMLFNMTGHPAVSIPSGFGRDGLPIGLHLVGRFRADAELLRAAALFEEASDLLGRWPALAS
- a CDS encoding ABC transporter permease — protein: MSVFFLRRILTLVATLVAASLIIFLVLDALPGNAAQMLMGADTSPDAVRALTVKLGLDQPLAVRYLLWIKGMAVGNLGNSYVYGTPVAGLIAERLVLTIPLAIMSMLITVVLALAAGIYTAANHNKIGDVGVMSLTQIGIALPNFWFAILLILLFSVKLQLLSAGGFAGWDDGIWPGIRSLLLPAISLAVVQAAILARVTRSAVLEVLREDFVRTARAKGLGKREVLWRHVLRNAMIPVMTVMGLQFANLLAGTIVIENVFYLPGLGRLIFQSIANRDLIVVRNCVMLLAAMVVTVNFVVDVLYAFIDPRIKVANL
- a CDS encoding ABC transporter permease, which encodes MSAPPTASVTAAIAPGTRPVTGFWRRALRHRSFVLGAMLSLFVLGAALLSLVWTPWSAYDIDVAAKLRPPSAAHWLGTDVLGRDIVSLLLVGARSTIMVGVIAVGIGLSFGVGLGLIAAARKGWTEELIMRMSDFTFAFPAVLSAIMLAAVAGPGMVTSITAIGIFQIPTFVRVTRGSANAIWAREFVLAARAAGKGSFRITIEHVLPNILSILIVQATIQFALAILAEAALSYLGLGTQPPQPSWGRMLNDAQTLLFQSPMLAVYPGAAIAVAVLGLNLLGDGLRDLLDPRLASER